The following are encoded together in the Bacteroidales bacterium genome:
- a CDS encoding HAMP domain-containing sensor histidine kinase: MSRTILWIVSLFLAVAMVAMILVQVYWIRRYLDAEEHQLGLAVIGVLSDISDELVQNETVISILDEIRPPVLQYQSQAVWNFHIDTRSSYDRTRGSENTDLETEEIGEISYEETATFTYTAPDQTLINQKVAMINDSLLVVLGEDPSLQDTILVSAMNPEMVRRELRRQIEKQEFFVDQIIKKMLMDEGEVLENISGAMIEASLSEKLSARGVGIPFEYAVYEQGHPPYFSSENFNEYEQVRYFRRPLFPSSVFNRSTYISVYFPQEKELLRKSMGIMGGSSLIITLFIIVMFSLTLYIMFKQKRLSEMKNDFVNNMTHELKTPISTISLASQMLNDRSIPEEQKNLGQISRIIQTESKQLGYQVERVLQMAIFDHGELKLKNEPVDMHDIIETVAQNFLLQMDKRGGKLAFIPEADQAVVTGDLVHLTNVVSNLLENAIKYTNRKPEITISTANINSSVIVSVADNGIGISKEDQKRIFDKFYRVPTGNVHNVKGFGLGLSYVKLIVEQHGGTIKIKSEPDKGSRFDIQLPLEEQIQQKEQ, translated from the coding sequence ATGAGCCGAACCATACTCTGGATTGTTTCCCTCTTTCTCGCCGTCGCCATGGTGGCTATGATTCTTGTGCAGGTATACTGGATCAGACGTTATCTGGACGCCGAGGAACATCAGCTTGGTCTGGCCGTAATAGGTGTATTATCTGATATATCGGACGAGCTGGTTCAGAACGAAACCGTGATTTCGATTCTCGATGAAATCCGTCCCCCCGTGCTTCAGTATCAAAGCCAGGCAGTCTGGAATTTCCATATTGATACCCGCAGCTCCTATGACCGGACCAGAGGAAGTGAAAATACTGACCTGGAAACAGAAGAAATCGGGGAGATCAGCTACGAAGAGACCGCAACTTTTACCTATACGGCGCCTGACCAGACACTCATAAACCAGAAAGTAGCCATGATCAACGATTCGCTTCTGGTGGTTTTGGGTGAGGATCCTTCGCTGCAGGATACCATCCTTGTTTCTGCCATGAATCCAGAAATGGTCCGGAGAGAACTGAGAAGACAGATTGAGAAACAAGAGTTTTTCGTGGATCAAATTATCAAGAAGATGCTGATGGACGAGGGTGAAGTACTGGAAAATATCTCCGGGGCCATGATCGAGGCATCACTCTCAGAAAAACTAAGCGCCCGTGGTGTTGGGATCCCTTTCGAATACGCCGTTTACGAACAGGGACACCCTCCCTATTTTAGTTCGGAAAATTTCAATGAATATGAGCAGGTCCGGTATTTCCGAAGACCCCTGTTTCCCAGCAGTGTGTTTAACCGTTCCACCTATATCAGTGTTTATTTTCCCCAGGAAAAGGAGCTGCTTCGCAAATCCATGGGAATCATGGGTGGTTCTTCCCTGATAATCACCCTGTTTATTATCGTCATGTTTAGTCTGACGCTCTATATCATGTTTAAGCAAAAGCGTCTTTCGGAGATGAAAAACGACTTTGTCAACAACATGACCCATGAATTAAAAACACCCATCTCAACAATCAGCCTGGCCTCTCAGATGCTCAACGACCGGTCGATCCCCGAGGAGCAGAAAAACCTGGGCCAGATATCGCGGATCATTCAGACAGAAAGCAAGCAGCTGGGTTACCAGGTAGAGAGGGTACTCCAGATGGCCATATTCGACCATGGTGAACTGAAGCTGAAGAATGAACCCGTTGACATGCATGATATTATCGAGACCGTCGCTCAAAACTTTCTGCTCCAGATGGATAAGCGGGGAGGAAAACTGGCGTTCATTCCCGAAGCCGATCAGGCGGTCGTTACCGGCGATTTGGTACATCTCACCAATGTGGTATCCAACCTGCTGGAAAATGCCATAAAATATACAAACCGAAAACCCGAAATTACCATCTCCACCGCCAATATAAATAGTTCCGTGATAGTCTCCGTGGCCGATAACGGTATAGGAATCAGTAAAGAGGACCAAAAACGAATCTTCGATAAATTTTACCGGGTTCCCACCGGGAACGTCCATAATGTGAAGGGATTCGGACTGGGACTCAGTTATGTAAAACTGATTGTGGAGCAACATGGTGGAACCATTAAAATAAAAAGCGAACCCGATAAGGGCTCCAGGTTTGATATTCAATTACCTTTGGAGGAGCAAATACAACAGAAGGAGCAATGA
- a CDS encoding J domain-containing protein — MAQLKHYSILGLAPGATKKEIKSAYRKLAFKYHPDRNQSAGAARKFQEITEAYNSLFEHPDREAERASSYEERVADELRRKERERMQQRARAQREKKQQQDDYFKRPEWHDPILLMRYAGNGILLLFAIAAIVAPLLIAVFGDPASLAGTFVFLVMGVFLLVHIYQNRKSWFRLGKLNTSLNDLYGFFRLLPGEPGKDKCCYCRSTMADGKPYKIELINTIDIEVRSFGALNHVAAYKNKVRRVVVPRSARALYYHRMVSLVKALIILIFLLFFPVTSILWRFIAGLLAAGIFATVILKLAKVRSKVSYLLTPGLMIKTGIWILALALISSTGPGFDIQVSGYVYLVVAGLLFLLDMVFDLLMGFLPVYRKLFRPVIPQGTILDGLYREGYQNYQELPVYSVIYPLIRWLF; from the coding sequence TTGGCTCAGCTTAAGCACTATAGTATACTGGGACTGGCTCCCGGAGCTACGAAGAAAGAGATCAAGAGTGCCTACCGGAAACTGGCATTCAAATACCACCCGGACCGGAACCAGTCGGCCGGAGCCGCCAGGAAATTCCAGGAAATTACCGAAGCTTATAACTCCTTATTTGAGCATCCTGACAGGGAAGCGGAAAGGGCCTCCTCCTATGAAGAACGGGTTGCAGACGAACTTCGAAGAAAGGAGCGTGAAAGAATGCAGCAGCGGGCCCGGGCCCAGAGAGAGAAAAAGCAGCAGCAGGACGACTATTTCAAGCGACCGGAGTGGCACGATCCCATTCTGCTAATGAGATATGCAGGAAATGGCATCCTTCTTCTTTTTGCAATTGCCGCCATCGTTGCACCCCTGCTTATAGCCGTTTTCGGGGATCCGGCAAGCCTGGCAGGCACCTTTGTTTTTCTAGTGATGGGGGTGTTTCTCCTGGTCCACATCTACCAGAACAGAAAGTCCTGGTTCCGGCTGGGAAAACTGAACACCTCCCTGAATGACCTCTACGGATTTTTCAGACTTTTACCAGGAGAACCGGGTAAAGACAAGTGCTGCTATTGCCGCAGTACCATGGCCGACGGCAAGCCTTACAAAATTGAGTTAATTAATACCATCGATATTGAGGTTCGTTCATTCGGGGCCCTGAACCACGTGGCCGCATACAAAAATAAGGTCAGACGGGTGGTGGTTCCCCGCAGTGCCAGGGCCCTGTATTATCACCGGATGGTCTCTCTGGTCAAAGCGCTGATCATCCTGATTTTCCTGCTCTTTTTTCCTGTGACGAGCATTTTGTGGCGTTTTATTGCCGGATTGCTTGCCGCGGGGATATTTGCCACAGTGATACTGAAGCTGGCAAAAGTCCGCTCCAAGGTCTCTTACCTGCTCACACCTGGGCTGATGATAAAGACAGGCATCTGGATCCTCGCTCTTGCTTTGATAAGCAGCACAGGGCCAGGATTTGATATCCAGGTATCGGGTTATGTGTATCTGGTGGTGGCCGGCCTTCTGTTTTTGCTGGATATGGTATTTGATCTGTTGATGGGCTTCCTGCCTGTCTACCGGAAGCTTTTCAGACCTGTGATACCACAGGGAACCATACTGGACGGTCTCTACCGGGAAGGGTATCAGAATTACCAGGAACTGCCGGTCTATTCGGTGATATATCCATTAATCAGATGGCTGTTCTGA
- a CDS encoding IPExxxVDY family protein, with product MVKKHKLGLSIEEDFCLLGVVTDETDYKLCWMINRSLEMNFEKQEDLQLFHPRLKQEQVFSLFAFHEDNAMITYRIIKNRTENGYYLDELKNIDYLIHIQGEINTLRISGFMQALGALEPVRMCVPTDLGRIKNKDRLFLW from the coding sequence ATGGTAAAAAAACATAAACTGGGACTGTCCATCGAGGAGGATTTTTGCCTGCTGGGGGTGGTTACAGATGAAACTGACTATAAGCTGTGCTGGATGATAAACCGGTCCCTGGAGATGAATTTCGAGAAGCAGGAAGATCTCCAGCTTTTTCATCCCAGACTGAAACAGGAACAGGTTTTTTCCCTGTTCGCCTTCCACGAAGACAATGCCATGATCACCTACCGCATCATTAAAAACCGGACCGAAAATGGATACTACCTGGACGAATTAAAGAACATCGACTATCTGATTCATATCCAGGGAGAAATCAATACCTTGAGGATCAGCGGGTTTATGCAAGCCCTCGGAGCCCTGGAGCCGGTAAGAATGTGTGTGCCTACTGACCTGGGCAGGATCAAAAACAAAGATAGGCTGTTTCTATGGTAG
- the rnc gene encoding ribonuclease III — MKNRRFYLDLVRLLGFLPRHISLYKLALIPRSALQKNPSGNHLNNERLEYLGDAVLDAIVADHLFQRFPQGDEGFMTKLRARIVKRKNLDYLAIKIGIPAMINPGVNTGSKSKHTYGNALEAIIGAIYLDRGYRAARKFFERKIMKRHIDLVQLVKKDPDYKSRIIEWSQKNRMEIIFDSKEEHIDGRKSPSFVSTVHINAEEKGTGRGDSKKEAEQQASKIALKSIHTLL, encoded by the coding sequence TTGAAGAACCGAAGATTCTATTTGGATCTGGTTCGTTTGCTTGGCTTCCTGCCTCGCCATATATCTCTGTACAAACTGGCCCTCATACCCAGGTCGGCCCTTCAAAAGAATCCCTCCGGAAATCATCTCAATAATGAACGTCTGGAATACCTGGGCGATGCAGTGCTGGATGCCATCGTGGCCGATCACCTGTTTCAGCGCTTTCCACAGGGTGACGAGGGATTTATGACTAAACTCCGTGCCCGTATCGTCAAGCGTAAAAACCTGGATTACCTGGCCATTAAGATCGGAATACCCGCAATGATCAACCCCGGAGTTAACACAGGAAGCAAATCAAAACATACCTACGGGAATGCTCTTGAAGCGATCATTGGGGCCATTTACCTGGACAGGGGTTACCGGGCTGCCAGGAAATTCTTCGAAAGGAAGATTATGAAGCGGCATATCGACCTGGTACAGCTGGTGAAGAAAGATCCTGACTATAAAAGCAGGATTATCGAATGGAGCCAGAAAAACAGGATGGAAATAATCTTTGACAGCAAAGAGGAACATATAGACGGGAGGAAATCACCCTCTTTTGTTTCTACTGTCCATATCAATGCAGAGGAGAAGGGAACCGGTAGAGGCGACTCTAAGAAGGAGGCCGAACAGCAGGCCTCAAAAATAGCCCTGAAAAGCATTCACACCTTATTGTGA
- the fabF gene encoding beta-ketoacyl-ACP synthase II — MRRVVVTGLGAITPLGNNIQDFWNALVDGVSGSDWITHFNTEKFKTKFACEVKNYNPQDYFDRKEIRKLDPYAQFALIAAHEAYLDAGLDTATHDKDRAGVIWASGIGGIDTFAKEIEGFLEGGRTPRFSPFFIPKMISDIAAGHLSMKYGYRGPNYATVSACASSTNAIIDAFNLIRLDMADLFITGGSEASISEAGVGGFNSMQAMSTDNENYKTASRPFDANRDGFVIGEGGAGIIIEELEHARKRGVRIYAELIGGGLSADAYHLTAPHPEGEGARLVMTNALRDAKIAPEEVDYINVHGTATPLGDLSEIKAIKKVFGEHAYKLNISATKSMTGHLLGAAGAIESIAVIKSIVHGIIPPTINLKDLDPEIDPKLNLTANKAQKRDVNVGLSNTFGFGGHNTSAIFRKFKD; from the coding sequence ATGAGAAGGGTTGTTGTTACAGGACTGGGGGCGATTACCCCCCTGGGTAATAATATTCAGGACTTCTGGAACGCACTTGTTGATGGTGTAAGCGGAAGCGACTGGATTACTCATTTCAATACCGAGAAGTTTAAGACCAAATTCGCCTGTGAGGTTAAGAATTATAATCCACAGGACTATTTTGACCGAAAAGAGATCCGTAAGCTGGACCCCTACGCCCAGTTTGCTCTGATTGCTGCCCATGAAGCCTATCTGGATGCCGGTCTTGATACCGCCACTCATGATAAGGACCGGGCCGGGGTTATCTGGGCATCCGGAATCGGTGGAATAGATACCTTTGCCAAAGAGATCGAGGGCTTCCTGGAAGGCGGGAGAACTCCCAGGTTTAGCCCCTTCTTTATTCCAAAGATGATCTCGGATATAGCCGCCGGACATCTGTCCATGAAATATGGCTACAGGGGGCCTAACTATGCCACTGTCTCGGCATGTGCATCATCCACCAACGCCATCATTGATGCCTTTAACCTGATCCGTCTGGATATGGCGGACCTATTTATCACAGGAGGATCAGAAGCCTCAATAAGTGAAGCTGGTGTTGGCGGATTCAATTCCATGCAAGCCATGTCCACCGACAATGAAAATTACAAAACTGCATCCAGACCTTTCGATGCTAACAGGGATGGTTTTGTAATTGGTGAAGGCGGAGCCGGAATCATCATTGAAGAGCTGGAACACGCCCGGAAAAGAGGGGTGAGGATATATGCCGAACTTATCGGTGGCGGATTGTCGGCCGACGCCTACCACCTGACGGCCCCGCATCCCGAAGGAGAGGGTGCCCGGCTGGTAATGACCAATGCCCTGCGTGATGCCAAAATAGCCCCCGAAGAGGTGGACTATATCAATGTGCATGGAACGGCCACCCCCCTGGGAGACTTATCCGAGATCAAGGCCATCAAGAAAGTTTTCGGGGAACATGCCTATAAACTCAATATCAGTGCAACCAAATCCATGACCGGTCACCTGCTTGGCGCTGCAGGAGCCATCGAATCCATTGCAGTGATCAAGTCGATCGTCCATGGGATTATCCCTCCGACCATCAATCTGAAGGATCTGGACCCGGAAATTGATCCCAAATTAAACCTGACAGCCAATAAGGCACAGAAACGTGATGTAAATGTGGGCCTGAGCAATACCTTTGGTTTTGGAGGACACAACACTTCCGCCATTTTCAGGAAATTTAAGGATTAA
- a CDS encoding acyl carrier protein, with protein sequence MSDIASRVKAIIVDKLGVDENEVTSEASFTNDLGADSLDTVELIMEFEKEFNMGIPDDQAENISTVGDAIKYIEDNAE encoded by the coding sequence ATGTCTGACATTGCATCAAGAGTAAAAGCAATCATCGTGGACAAATTAGGTGTTGATGAGAATGAAGTAACTTCTGAGGCCAGTTTCACTAACGACCTGGGTGCTGATTCTCTTGACACCGTTGAGCTGATCATGGAATTTGAAAAGGAATTCAATATGGGTATTCCCGACGATCAGGCTGAAAACATCTCCACAGTTGGTGACGCCATCAAATATATTGAAGATAACGCTGAGTAA
- a CDS encoding phosphoribosylglycinamide formyltransferase — MKNIAIFASGSGTNAENLIRFFRTSPFGKVQIVLTNRPDAGVVRRAQSLDTEVYVFSRDQFYGSDYVLDRLVERSIDFIVLAGFLWLVPGNILKSFENKVVNIHPALLPKYGGKGMYGDHVHQAVIAAGDQESGISIHYVNRDYDEGDIIFQARCKVDSGDTPAGLAAKIHELEYAHFPAVVEGLLKEL, encoded by the coding sequence ATGAAGAACATAGCCATATTTGCCTCCGGATCAGGGACAAACGCTGAGAATTTGATACGTTTTTTTCGAACGAGCCCCTTTGGCAAGGTGCAGATTGTCCTCACGAACCGTCCGGATGCAGGGGTTGTCAGGCGCGCCCAATCACTTGATACTGAAGTGTATGTGTTTAGCAGGGATCAGTTTTACGGCTCAGATTATGTGCTTGATCGACTTGTCGAACGGAGCATTGATTTTATTGTATTAGCCGGTTTTCTCTGGCTGGTTCCGGGCAATATACTGAAATCATTTGAGAATAAGGTAGTTAACATACACCCCGCACTGCTTCCGAAATATGGCGGGAAGGGGATGTACGGCGATCATGTACATCAGGCGGTGATCGCAGCAGGGGATCAGGAATCGGGTATAAGCATCCATTATGTGAACCGTGATTATGACGAAGGAGATATTATTTTTCAGGCCCGTTGTAAGGTTGATTCGGGTGATACACCGGCCGGGCTTGCGGCAAAGATTCATGAGCTGGAGTATGCACATTTCCCGGCTGTCGTTGAAGGCTTGCTAAAGGAGCTTTAA
- a CDS encoding M23 family metallopeptidase, which translates to MKKRRRIQTGGFLILAGILGASLVLTACHQAASQPEPPAENQSSEQDPPDLSLDLYGIPLKHYQVEEGRVLRNQTLSDLLSPLGLTMQEIHRISLLPDSLINERRIKSGNRYLFCTRLDSLQEPSRYAETVFIYEKNLLHYVVISIDPDTIWARNGQKAVNTRLQSASGTIETSLWEAMQENNLNPMLAIELSEIFAWTIDFFGIQKGDRYKVVYEESYVDSLSIGIHKITGAWFYHNQTDFWAIPFVQDSVRSFFDEEGNSLRKAFLKAPLRFSRISSGFSHSRYHPVLKIRRPHHGVDYAAPSGTPVLTVGDGTVTKVGYQQGGGGNYVRIKHNSVYSTTYMHLRGFGKGIRQGVYVKQGDIIGYVGSSGLATGPHLDFRFYRNGSAVNPLTVEAPPVEPIHEENREAYGLARTFTMSLLKLL; encoded by the coding sequence ATGAAAAAGCGCCGGAGAATCCAGACAGGTGGTTTTTTGATTCTTGCCGGAATCCTTGGAGCATCTCTGGTGCTGACAGCCTGTCATCAGGCTGCCAGCCAGCCGGAGCCCCCTGCTGAGAACCAAAGCTCAGAGCAGGATCCCCCGGACCTGTCGTTAGATCTCTACGGGATTCCCCTGAAGCACTATCAGGTGGAGGAAGGCAGGGTGCTGCGCAATCAGACGCTTTCTGATCTCCTCTCGCCCCTGGGGCTGACCATGCAGGAGATCCACCGCATTTCCCTTCTTCCGGACTCCCTGATCAACGAGCGAAGAATAAAATCCGGTAACCGCTATCTTTTCTGTACCCGCCTCGATAGCCTTCAGGAGCCATCCCGGTATGCTGAAACCGTGTTTATTTATGAAAAGAACCTCCTCCATTATGTAGTTATATCCATCGATCCCGACACTATTTGGGCAAGAAACGGACAAAAAGCAGTCAACACCAGGCTGCAGTCAGCCTCCGGAACCATAGAGACATCTCTCTGGGAGGCCATGCAGGAAAACAATCTCAATCCAATGCTGGCCATCGAATTAAGTGAGATATTTGCCTGGACCATCGACTTTTTCGGTATACAAAAGGGGGACAGGTACAAGGTGGTTTACGAAGAGTCTTACGTGGACTCCCTCTCCATAGGTATTCATAAGATTACGGGAGCCTGGTTCTATCATAATCAGACCGATTTCTGGGCGATTCCTTTTGTGCAGGATAGTGTCCGGAGTTTCTTCGATGAGGAGGGCAACAGTCTTCGGAAAGCCTTTCTGAAGGCGCCACTCAGGTTTTCCCGGATCAGTTCGGGGTTTTCCCATTCCAGGTATCATCCGGTTCTTAAGATCAGGCGTCCTCATCACGGGGTGGATTATGCAGCTCCCTCGGGCACTCCGGTGCTTACGGTTGGGGACGGAACGGTAACAAAAGTCGGTTATCAGCAAGGGGGGGGTGGAAATTATGTGAGGATCAAACACAATAGTGTATATTCCACCACCTACATGCACCTTCGGGGCTTCGGTAAGGGAATCAGGCAGGGTGTTTATGTCAAGCAGGGGGATATCATTGGTTATGTGGGTAGCAGCGGACTGGCCACCGGTCCTCATCTCGATTTCCGGTTCTACAGGAATGGCAGTGCAGTAAATCCTCTGACTGTGGAGGCCCCTCCGGTGGAACCCATCCATGAAGAGAACAGGGAGGCCTATGGACTGGCCCGGACCTTTACCATGAGCCTTTTAAAGCTCCTTTAG
- the leuS gene encoding leucine--tRNA ligase yields MDYKFAEIEKRWQDYWEEHKIFKTPDDFSNPKKFYVLDMFPYPSGSGLHVGHPEGYTATDIVARYKRMNGFNVLHPMGWDAFGLPAEQYAIETGTHPSLTTQNNCDNFRRQIKSLGLGYDWDREINTTDPSYFKWTQWIFIRLYNTWFDEVQQKGRPMEELEIPQEISAAGEDSKKEFVASKRLAYYDDARVWWCPSCKIVCANEEVLNDGNHEKCGNPVERKNLKQWMLRIPLYAERLLEGLEEVDWPEGVKDMQRNWIGRSTGAEVDFRIDGTREVLRVFTTRPDTLFGATYMVLAPEHPLLKLLTSSNQTEKVESYVAQAGLKSELDRSDLSREKSGVFTGSYAINPVNHSKIPIWVADYVLMAYGTGAIMAVPCHDTRDFEFATTFSLPIPSILDPDTNDETLRKQVLQGKACWTGDGHYVNSSSEQTGLDINGLSKEEGIARTIEWLQQHKLGTEAVNYKIRDWLFSRQRYWGEPFPVIHWEDGEITLLKESELPLELPELEKYEPGSHGESPLANATEWLHVTDSRSRKGRRETNTMPQWAGSCWYYLRYMDPKNDSEPFSAAKENYWLPVDLYVGGAEHAVLHLLYSRFWHKVLYDLGIVSTNEPYHKLFNQGMILAFAYETTSGAKVASDLVEEKDGQYFHRETGDQLKQIVAKMSKSLKNVVNPDDVVSTYGADALRLYEMFLGPLDAVKPWVENGVKGVYNFLNRVYKFFADPKHYHQKEEDPEILKSLHATIRKVGGDVEALHFNTAISQMMIFTNLAIKKGMVCRQTAETFIRVLSPFAPHLSEEIWNLLGNNGSIAESSWPPYDESLLQEDSHEYPVMINGKLRFKILLSLNLSAEEIQAKVLAHETALKWTAGKGPKRFIHVPEKIINIVV; encoded by the coding sequence ATGGACTACAAGTTTGCAGAAATCGAGAAGCGGTGGCAGGACTACTGGGAAGAGCACAAGATCTTCAAAACCCCGGATGACTTCTCTAATCCGAAAAAATTTTATGTGCTGGATATGTTTCCCTATCCTTCGGGATCGGGATTGCATGTGGGCCATCCGGAAGGATATACCGCCACCGATATTGTGGCCCGCTATAAAAGGATGAATGGCTTCAATGTCCTTCACCCCATGGGATGGGATGCATTTGGATTACCTGCAGAACAATATGCCATTGAAACCGGAACCCATCCTTCGCTGACCACCCAGAACAACTGCGATAACTTCCGCAGACAGATTAAGTCGCTGGGGCTGGGTTATGACTGGGACCGCGAAATCAATACGACCGACCCCTCCTACTTCAAGTGGACACAGTGGATATTTATCCGTCTGTATAATACCTGGTTCGACGAAGTACAGCAGAAAGGACGCCCCATGGAAGAGCTTGAGATACCACAGGAGATTTCAGCAGCCGGGGAGGATAGTAAAAAGGAATTTGTTGCCAGTAAACGCCTTGCCTACTATGATGATGCACGGGTATGGTGGTGCCCCAGCTGTAAAATTGTATGTGCCAATGAAGAAGTGCTCAATGACGGCAATCATGAAAAATGTGGGAATCCGGTGGAGAGGAAAAACCTGAAGCAGTGGATGCTGAGGATTCCTCTGTATGCGGAGAGACTGCTGGAGGGCCTGGAGGAGGTAGACTGGCCCGAAGGCGTGAAGGATATGCAGCGCAACTGGATCGGACGTTCCACCGGGGCTGAGGTGGACTTCCGGATAGATGGCACCAGGGAGGTCCTGAGGGTTTTTACCACCCGTCCCGATACCCTGTTTGGCGCCACCTACATGGTGCTTGCGCCGGAGCATCCGCTTTTAAAGCTGCTTACAAGCAGTAATCAGACAGAAAAGGTGGAAAGCTATGTGGCGCAGGCCGGATTGAAGTCAGAACTGGATCGTTCGGACCTGTCCCGCGAAAAAAGCGGGGTTTTCACAGGCAGTTATGCCATAAATCCCGTCAATCATTCAAAGATTCCGATCTGGGTGGCCGATTATGTACTGATGGCTTATGGAACCGGTGCCATCATGGCGGTTCCCTGCCACGACACCCGCGACTTCGAATTTGCCACAACGTTTTCACTCCCCATCCCCAGCATCCTGGATCCCGATACAAATGATGAAACCCTGCGAAAACAAGTATTGCAAGGGAAAGCCTGCTGGACAGGCGATGGACATTATGTCAACTCTTCCTCCGAACAAACCGGGCTGGATATCAACGGACTCTCCAAAGAGGAGGGTATTGCCAGAACCATCGAATGGTTACAGCAGCATAAGCTGGGAACGGAAGCGGTCAATTATAAGATCAGGGACTGGCTCTTTAGCAGGCAGCGTTATTGGGGAGAACCCTTCCCCGTGATCCACTGGGAGGATGGAGAAATCACCTTGCTGAAGGAGTCAGAACTTCCGCTGGAGCTCCCCGAACTGGAAAAATATGAACCGGGAAGTCATGGGGAATCGCCGCTGGCCAATGCTACCGAGTGGCTTCATGTAACTGACTCCAGAAGCCGGAAGGGCAGGCGCGAAACCAATACCATGCCCCAGTGGGCCGGATCGTGTTGGTATTATCTCAGATATATGGATCCTAAGAATGATTCTGAGCCCTTTTCCGCGGCCAAAGAGAACTACTGGTTACCGGTGGACCTCTATGTGGGAGGGGCCGAACATGCGGTATTGCACCTGCTTTACAGCCGTTTCTGGCATAAAGTTCTGTACGATCTGGGTATTGTTTCTACCAATGAGCCCTACCACAAGCTTTTTAACCAGGGAATGATCCTCGCGTTCGCTTATGAAACGACCTCCGGAGCCAAGGTGGCAAGCGATCTGGTGGAAGAAAAGGATGGACAGTATTTCCACAGGGAAACCGGAGATCAGCTAAAACAGATTGTGGCCAAGATGTCCAAATCCCTGAAAAATGTAGTAAATCCGGATGATGTGGTATCCACTTACGGAGCCGATGCGCTTCGCCTTTACGAAATGTTCCTGGGTCCGCTCGATGCGGTAAAACCCTGGGTCGAAAATGGGGTTAAGGGGGTTTATAATTTCCTGAACCGGGTCTATAAGTTTTTCGCCGACCCGAAGCATTACCATCAGAAAGAGGAGGATCCGGAAATACTGAAATCCTTGCACGCTACCATCAGGAAGGTGGGAGGCGATGTGGAGGCACTTCACTTCAACACCGCCATCTCCCAGATGATGATCTTTACCAATCTGGCCATAAAAAAGGGGATGGTTTGCCGCCAGACAGCAGAAACTTTTATCCGGGTGCTGAGTCCCTTTGCCCCCCATCTGTCCGAGGAAATATGGAACCTTCTTGGAAACAACGGATCCATCGCTGAATCCTCCTGGCCCCCTTATGATGAATCATTGCTTCAGGAAGATTCGCACGAATACCCGGTAATGATCAACGGCAAGCTCAGGTTCAAAATACTGCTTTCGCTGAACCTGTCTGCTGAGGAGATTCAGGCAAAGGTCCTGGCACATGAAACTGCATTGAAGTGGACCGCAGGGAAGGGTCCCAAACGGTTTATCCATGTTCCTGAAAAGATCATTAATATCGTTGTATGA
- a CDS encoding biopolymer transporter ExbD: MSKFRRKKGKGLQTINTSSLPDIVFMLLFFFMVATTMRETEVQVRVKVPEATEVKKLEKKSLVSYIYIGRPVAHVARLYGTEPLIQLNDKLVNEEGIPFESIQDFVLFEREKLPESDKNRMTMSLRIDENISMGKVDDVKKALRRAKALIINYSARKEYREQGRQR, encoded by the coding sequence ATGTCTAAATTTAGAAGAAAAAAGGGTAAGGGTCTTCAGACGATCAATACCTCATCCCTGCCTGACATTGTTTTCATGCTTTTGTTCTTTTTCATGGTGGCGACAACAATGAGGGAAACAGAGGTGCAGGTCAGGGTAAAAGTGCCTGAGGCAACAGAGGTGAAGAAACTGGAGAAGAAATCCCTTGTTAGTTACATATACATCGGACGCCCCGTGGCTCACGTGGCCAGGTTGTATGGAACTGAGCCCCTGATTCAGCTGAACGACAAGCTGGTAAATGAAGAGGGCATCCCCTTTGAGTCGATCCAGGACTTTGTACTTTTTGAGAGGGAAAAGCTTCCCGAATCGGATAAGAACAGAATGACCATGTCCCTGCGAATCGATGAGAACATCTCTATGGGAAAAGTGGATGATGTGAAGAAGGCACTCAGGCGTGCCAAAGCGCTGATCATTAACTACTCTGCCCGTAAAGAATACCGGGAGCAGGGAAGACAACGGTAA